Genomic window (Rhododendron vialii isolate Sample 1 chromosome 4a, ASM3025357v1):
AACTGTAGCTCGATATTTTTATCGCTTTGGCCAAAGGTAGGATGTTATTGTATTTGTCGGTTAATGTTATTGTATTTGTCGGTTAGATTAATACCAAGGTATCGATACAGCCCCGTCAGCTCCACGAGTGCTGGACCAGCTCTGCTGATCTCTGCTCTTGATAAACCAAGATAGTTTAGATATTGCAGTATAAGTGGCCCAAAAGATTTTAGAAACCCTTTAGTTTAATTTACATTGACAAACCAAAGTCACCCAAATCTAGCCAAGTAGTTGCTTTGATATTCTAGTACCACAGGCCTATAAGATTTTATGAACAGTTCAGTTTAATTTATACTGAAAAACTAAAGTTGCCTAAATCTTGCCGCCTTGCCAAGTAGTTGCTTTGTTGACCTATGGAAGTTCATGTTTCCAGTCCCTGTAATCTACTTGTAGACTCCTTAGCTGCCTCTTAGCGttagtaaagaaagaaaagaaaccgtTCACTTCAAAATGAAACACTCAAAATTCCCTGCAGACCAACTTTGATCAATTGATTAGGGTCTTAACTCAAACCCAGGCAACAAATCCTTTGAGATTCACACCAAAAAACATATCACCGAATGATTTACTTTTGATAACTTACATGATTGAcgagaaattaaagaatttgGCATCATTCTTTGTTCAGATTCAGACTGAGTTCAGTGATCATTCCAAGAAAAAAGAATCAGTTGTCATTATTTTAGGTGGTGATAACTGATAAGTGATAAGAATTACAAACAGCCATCCATGAACACAATCCACTATACAAGACAGTAAGGACCAACTCTCAATGTACTTTGTtgctcaaattttatttttggtaatgtaCAGGCCCGGCCATGGGAATGGCCCACAAAGGTGAGCGCCTTGGGCCTCCAATTCTGGGCCCAATAATAGGCCTCCAAAAAGCGAAATATATGAAATATTACATATGTCAAGTAGTTTGGCTTTGGCAGAAAGGTGTGCATGTTTTAACCATGAGATTTTGTGTTCAACACTTGGTctctacaattttaaaacaaaaaatctttttACATTGTACAAGAAATGGTTTTGATTTGGTGGCCTTGATACTCGAACTCACAACCAAAGATACCAAAGGCTTGTTTCAAGCCGCCTGCCACTGAACTACAAGGCTCCCTTGCTTCTCATTTTGAATAACTAATATATTATATAGATACAAACAGTTGAGAGGCCTCTGAAAGCCTCGTAAAACTCAGGGCCGGGCCTGGTAATGTTGGTATCACGAGCCGGCTCACACCTGTTTCACACGTTTCTGCGTAGGGTGAGGTGGCCCAAAGAGTTGCCGGCAAGGAAAATCGATCCTCAGACCTCAGGAAAGAGCAACCCTAGGTCTCGAGCCAAGACCACGAGGCCAACCCCTTGTGGTTCTTTTGTTTCTCTATTAGTCATAATTTCCAGATTGGGGCATCCAAACACACAATCGACAGGGTATATAGAGCAAAGCGCCGCAAGAGATatctttaaaaaacaaaactgcTTCTCCACATACCCAATTCAAGATTAAACACGAACCCGCAGAGCGTACAACTGTTCCCCACTAACAGCGCGTAAATCTAAATATAACTAGCGTCTACCTAATGGGTAATTCAAGATTATGAAGATGATAGGGGAAAAAAACTTACTTGGATGACATCTTCAACCCGATCGTTGCATCTGTGGGGCGTGGGCTGTTTGTGGTCTCCCTCTGACATCCCCCATGGACTCTCTCTCCTCGCTACGGGTCTCGGACTACTACCACTGCCACTCTCACTGCTcatctccctttctctctctctctctctccaatctgaACTTCTTCTTCTGCCTCCTTTGGTATCTGATTTGGGGGCAGAAGCGGAGGAATTAAAATCCGCAGTGCCAAATCGTTTTGGGGTAAATTAAAGTTACCTTCCTTGAGGAGTTGAGGTTGTCTAGCAGGAGTAGTAACTTTCATAGATTTCCCCTTAGGATTATTAAAAATGACATTGACCTCCCTTTCAGATTAACTACATATCAAAATGCTCCTTTCAGATTAACTACATATCAAAATGCCATATTTACCCCGTCTAAAGCAAAAATATTTACCCCGtctaatgcaaaaaaagaaatactcctTCCGCCATAATTTGTTAGCCCTTTTAGACATTCATGCCACTTTTAAATTTTATCTACCTTATAATTCATAagattttatgttattttaaaaactttacttagtaaaactaattaaaatctattaaaTCAAATTTATATTGCTTCTAACAAgcattgtaaaataaaaaattataattaattttctaTTGGAATAGAATAAGGAACGAATAAATTGGAAGGGAGTATTAAAGAGATTGGAAAGATCTTGAGAAGGTTACAAATTATTGCGAATCTATCATTGGCTATTAAAAATTGCAAAGTCCTTCctttaagtactttgtttgttTCGCAAGAATAGCCCAAGAATCACCCATCGCCATTTTCTCAGAAACCAAGTCAAGTTCCATCACGTATAACCACTAGCTAGTAGCCCCCACCCACCAAAATAgcctttttttcatgaactaaaaAAGGGAAAGCAATTCATGACTCTTTATGGACCATACTAAAAAGTTCTCTCTTCTGATCCGATCATACATCTCCTAGGCATGTGAGAGGCTAAGAAAAGAGATTAAAAGTTACATCACTAAAGGACCCTTTGGAAAGAGTTAGGAAGCGTCTTTCCATAGGAGCGAGTAACAAAAATAGAGCAAAAGTTGTTCCCTGAAAAAGTTAAAGAATAGACAAAAGTTGATTCTAATTCGGTCTTTGATATCGATTGTGTCGTATATCTTTTGGAAAGGGTTCGAGCTTGATTACGGATTGCCAATTCGTAGCCGATACGTTGTTAAACGATATACCAAGATAAAAGTAATGAGTTTCTGTGGGGCTCCATTCCGAATAATTCAATCTTTTCGACCAAGGGTTTGAGATCTGCTCCtaccctctctcttcctcctgcaaaatgaagcacgactaaaagaccacaccggagatTCTTCGGGATCGCCCTCCGATGCAAGAATCAGTTCACTTGCAGAGAGAAATTCAGAACCAAGAGCTAGGGTTTTCTTTTGTGCGTACCTCCTCCAAGAAGGTATAATGGGACATTTATAGAGGACCTCTTTGCTtgatctccaagattgcaccaacgctcaacaCGTGTCGGCTGATGTCATCCTttcatcacgtttagggttttgtaaccgtttgcaggatgagctggcaccttcacgtgcctcCATCCTTATCCTGATAACCTGTTCGGATGATGTCATGGACGTCGTCACAACCTAGGCTGTCGTCCTTATGCGGTCGAACCGGAGTAATGGCCACGCTTGCTCAAGACCGAGCGTGGTATGCCATCGTCGGAGAATCTCTGATCAAACATGTTTCCCCGACCTGAGACCGAGTCAAGTTAAACGAATCGAAGTTGACAAAAACCCTCGGTCATCATATCGTCGGGAAGCCGAACGTCAAGGGCCGGTTGACTTGGATTGACTCGGACTACTGGATTGCGTTCTGAATGGCTTGAGCCATTTCGCTCGGCCTGCTACAGTTTCACTTTACGAACTAAAGACATTTGATTTTGACCAGGATGTCATAGCTTCTTTAGAACATGATGTCGGAAGAGAATCAAATTAACTTCTTTAATTGTGCATTGCTTGATGGGGACATTGATTTGAACACATGCTTGAAGTTCATGTTCCAAAGCCGACCGAACATTTACAGGTTATGAATTCATATATATCCTTGACATTACTTATTGCTTGAAGAACAACACGTACAATTCAATATTTGAGATCTCTTTACTTGTACAGCATTATTGTGATACAATACAAATATATAGTAGAACCAGGCACCAAACAACATAAATGATGGCATTCAATTCAAGTTAGAAGTCCCTGCATAAAAGGCCACCAACTATTCATCATATTTggtaaaataaaagtaaaataaaagtttaatgTGAGAAGTCTCATCAAAATTTGAGTCACACTTGAACTGAATCTAGTGCCCATACGATTCAAGTTCATTGGTCATTTTAATTATCGGCAGGAAGAACAACGATTCGTGGATATATTGTATAGCATACTATGTTTACATTCTTCAGGTCCAGGTCTAAACTATTTTGGTTGTTCCGACGAAGGTATATAAATATAGGACTAGTTTAATAATGGGCAAATTGAGTAGGAGGACATACAATAAAAGGTTTGGTTATAATaaggacataaatatttttccgTAAAGTCTAAAAGACATTCTGTTTAGGATTTACAAAAAATCCCTTCCAAAGTTGACCAGCATTGACCGGCgttaaaagtgcctaaaaccctatggtaccctatgaaagtgtctataACCTTAaggtaccctatatatgaaagtgcctaaaatcttagggtaccctatgaaaatgcctaaaccgctaaaatcctataatgGAAAAGTGTACcataaaaccctatgaaagtgcctaaaaccctaggatacCTTTTGAAAGTGCTTAAAACCTGAAGATACTCTATGTAtgtgcctaaaaccctatgataccctataaaagtgtaacaagatcgaaaaacacgaaaaaagacatattttatgttagccaaacaaggctcttgtctcatttaagacaatttaaatgaaaaaagatatttttgtgtTAGCTAAACAAAACCCTTATCTCattaatgacaattttgtcttttcaccGACTCTAGatactaaaatatttttattaatagaCTTTACACATCATAGAAACTTAGGCTAAACTAAAACTCCTATGGGGTTATTTCATTTGGACTTTAGACTAATATGTTGTTCAATAATTAGCTAGTGGCCCAATAAGTATTGACTAATCCCTATAATTGAATCCAAGCTTAAAATAAGCTGAAAGTCTAGGAAGCAGGACAACTGACCCACGACATAAAACAGGACAGGCCAGAAAGTAATCTGATGTGGTAGGAACAATTACGTGTAAGACAGTAAGATAATTACAGTTCAGACCAATATTTTCAGAAGTTTTAGGACAAATTATAGTACCTTTTATATGGTTTACCAGAACTTTCAGATATTCACAGATAGAACCCCTTTATCTTTCTTTGTATTTCTACTTTCTATTATTCATATTTCCGCATCTTATTTACACAGTACCCCAGTctaaaattggtatcagagcctacagtactatttgttaattcaaGTAGCCAGATTATAGATCCTAGTCATCTTTAGTTTGTTTATTGTCTTTAGTATTGTGTATTGTTATAGTTTAACTTTTATTGTTTAAGTATGTTATGAGTAATGAATTAATTAGTTCTAGTTTGAGCGAAATTAAATCTCAACAATCCAAACAGAATATTCAAATTAAAACAGGTTTCCAGTTAGTAGAACAACTCAGTTATAGTCTAGATAAGAAATTTAGTCTAGAGGTAAGAGGTAATATAGtaaccagaaaccagtttgaaGAGTTTTCAGTAAAATCTCTTAAACAGACCACTCAGATTTTGGATAGAATTAGTAGATCTAGATCTTGCAAGCAGTTAGAAAATTTAGATTATTTCAAAGAATTACATTCAGAAATACTCAGAAGAATTAGTAAACTAGAAGAAAAACAGCTAGCGACATCAGATAAATTACCCTGCAAACAGGATATTATAGATCTGACCAGTAAGTTAGATACTACTCAAcctaaaaatattgaaacagaAACTAGAAATTTAGTTGAAAGTCTCAAGATAGAAGTAGATAAGATTAAGCAGAATTCAGTCCAGATCAAGACAGAGTTAGATAGTAAACTCCAGAAAATAGAGATTCTATTAGTGGAAGTTAAACAATTAGCTAATAGAGAATGAATAGTTGTGATAGTTTATAAAATAGCATTAGAAAATTCGGGAAAAGTTCAACCAGATCCTATCGGATTATCCAGTTTCAAGCCAACAGGAAAGATAGACGAGACTATTATTaagcaaaataatacaattattGAACTTTTGATCAGTGATAGGCGCGcggaattcatgaatttaagcgcctaagtaagagaaattagcgcgttagacgtgctattaattctcattttccatttaatacGTGCAcatggttggattttgtgtttgagcttgatttgcaggaaattgagatgttttggcgctAATGAGAAGTATTCGGAAAGACCATGATGGAGTTAGAGCGCTAGGAAGGCTTTGGAGACTAAGTGTTGAAGTAGAACTCGAGAGGAAGTGATCAGAATCTCCGCGAGCTCTACAGGGGAATGAGTTCAGCGCTCAGAAGTGGCATAGCGTGTTGCACAAAGTGATCAGAGAGTTGGCTAGCGctacaccctttttggtgtagcgctacctaaAGGTTAAGAGAGAACAACAGCCAAAGCTAGGTCAACGGAGTCAACGCCTCAAACAAGTTCGCGAGCGCTATACCATTTGTTGTATAGCGCTACCGAGGGGCTTAAAAAGGGCCTAAAACGTTGACGTTTTGGGTTAAGCCGGTTCCAATTCcgattaattttaggatttttattgtttttaacggggattaatataaatacctcgttttaagttagttttagggtagatttttcattccagacttttacgtagcagctttttcactaacgttgttttgttttctctcagttcttaagttttctgcactatttctttcaatcgcttggattctggtaacgtttgtcgaatttcttcgttaattaaagttgttcgttattatctattctacgtggatctttcttttattttttttccgtctcttctgcaatagatgatcatgtttcgatctagggttttattttctgttatttcaagcatgcgtgagtagttccccagggtgcagccacgggacgaaggcgtcctgtgactagtttaatcaatgttttacctcgggtacgaattaattcgtttttccaacagttttgggatatgaaagaaaatccctttctaataaacaaaacccaggcatcatcagattttaaatgcgcatgagagctggtgacaagtggtgggcatttattaggaaccctttttttcttattctgagatcagtgaattgaataattgtgtcccgagtaaatattggttaggctagttgcagacgctgggttcccacggctgtactctcctttaaatttatagttaattaaatcaattcagtgatttaggtagtaaatcaatcaatcaaacaaagggtggctacctaagagccagattaaactaaagttcatcacaattgagtcaacaccgtccgtccgtctctgtggttcgactccggtacttccggaattattgtgctacattggtcgagagtcctacgcttgggacgcgtttttagtctttatttattaacacccggtcggtcaagcatttttggcgccgttgccggggacggcgACGTGTGTTCTAGAGTGTGagttttcgtaatttttgtcttttagttgagTCACCATAGGTAGAGAGAGGAAGGTGTCCTTTAAACAGGACCCTCTTTATTATCGCGACCCGACACATCGTTTAGTTCGAAAAGAACTGGAGTCGAGTCAGCCTGTGCTTTCTAGTTTTTCCTCTTCTAGTTTAGAGTCAGACTCAGCTGATTACCGGTCAGAGTCTATCCCCATTAGTGGTCTTCATATAGAGTTACCTTTTGAGTCAGTTAGTGTCAGCAATCCGCTTTACCAGTCGGAGATAGAGTCAGAATCAGAATTAGTAGAGATGGGGGATCGGCAGGTAGTTGTTCAGCCGTCTCTGAGGCAGCACCTACATCCTGAGAGGACTACTCCTCCCGGACCCATTGTGTTTCCACAAGAGACACAGGAGGCACGTAATGCCTTCACCGTCAAACCCGGTGTCCTTAATAGCCTCCCTAATTTCCACGGGAGGGAGTGCGATGATCCGTACGAGCATGTGCGGACATTTGAGGGATTGGTGCGTAACCTAGCGTCTAATACCCAATATGAGAACGCAGGCCTCAAGCTGTTTGAGGCAACATTGAGGGATGGCGCGCTATTGTGGTTTCGAATGCAAAAGTCTCAGTCCTTCACCACTTGGACGCAAGTGCGTGATGCCTTTTATAGGAAGTATTTTTCTGAGGCTAAGACTAAGATTTTTAGGCGTCAAATCCAAGGTTTTAGACAAGAGAGAGACGAGTCATTTCTCAAGGCGTGGGAGCGCTTTAAAGAGTTGCTCCTAAGGTTACCACACCATGGCTTTGATAGGCTTCAGTTGGTCGGTTTCTTTCATTTGGGACTTAACGCTGAGTCAGTCCAGCACATAGAATATTCTTGCAAAGGGGACGATTTCTTGTCTAAAACAGCAGATGaggcttgggatttcttagatgaccTAGCTGATAGGCAGAGGGATTTAGAGCCATCAGATTTTGAGCGATCCGGACCTTCTGGGTCCAGCGTTGTCCCAGTTACCATTCGTGATCAGCGACTTCAGGCTCAGGTTGAGAAAATGGCTCAGAGATTAGAGGAGCTAGAGGTGAGGCAGGTTCGTCCAGTTCATGAGGTATCAATTGAGGAAGTATGCGTGTGGTGTGAATGTAAAGGGCACACCGCGACGGTTTGTCCTGGGTTTATTGCCGCCAAGGGGGCGAGTCAGTTTAATCAGGAAGAAGTCAATGCAGTTAGGACCTGGGATCCTTATTCTACCACGTATAATGCGGGATGGAGGGATCACCCCAATTTTGGGTGGTCAGATTCCAGACCCGTAGGTGGAGGCCAAGCTCAACCCCTTGCGCTACCTCCGCCACAACAGTTTCAACAGGCCCAATCATCTAGGCCTCCTCAGGGTCAGGTCATCCCATTCCACTTCCAGCCACAGCCTGGTAGGGGGGCAGGTCCATCAACTCGTGGTCCTCCCCCAGGTTATTCGCAAATAACCACGCGTGATCATAAGTTAGAGGATA
Coding sequences:
- the LOC131323050 gene encoding uncharacterized protein LOC131323050 isoform X3; translated protein: MSSESGSGSSPRPVARRESPWGMSEGDHKQPTPHRCNDRVEDVIQACFEGNPFKTVPGPFKLFWQCMRSKPGYNGG